The following is a genomic window from Onthophagus taurus isolate NC chromosome 1, IU_Otau_3.0, whole genome shotgun sequence.
ACGCCGTggattaatgatttaaaaaggTGTGGTTTAGCGGAaacttattttgtttgtttatcaTCGGATGATAGTAATGGGCAAATTTATTATATCGATTTAACACCGGGGGAGGAGGCACATGTTATTTCAAAACCTCTCACTAATTTAATTGGAAATGCTCCAGGAAAAGTTACAATTAAAGAGTTTAAATACACCGAACCggctatattattaataagaaataatgttGCTCgtttagtaattttaaaacaatccGATACGGTTGTATTACCCAATTCTTTCTCGCCAGAcgcgattattattaataataacgatcAAATACAATTTATGGATTTAAGTACAAATGATGATTCGTCTAATTTACGAATAAAAACGATGGAACTCGCGGGGCAAGATAATGTTATAGATGTTGAATATTTAAATAGTTTAGGAAAACCGAAAGCTTTAACGGGTATTTGTCGCGGAAACGCGTGTCGTATGCTATTTACAACAACAACGGACGTAGTGGGGTTATTACAATTACCCACGGGGAAAATTTTATGGACGAGGGAAGAATCGTTGAGTAAAATTTCCGGGGTTGAATTCGTCGAATTACCGGTTTCCGATTTAGACGCATCCATCGAGAAAGAATTTACCCCATCAAACGATGTTATAGCAATGCTTTACAACCGCCTCCTCAGCCAAACGAGGCAACTATCATCATTATTATCAGGCcaacaattaaaatcaaacaaattaATACGTGACGAATTCGGtttgcataaattaattatcattGCGACGAACGTTGGGAAATTATTTGCGTTGGATAGTTTATCTGGGGAAATTATTTGGAGTGTAACTCTTCCAGATATTgaaccatttaaaatttttgataaagaaaGTATAATACTGTTAGAACAAAGAAATGCGAGATATGCCCCATTAACCGCCGAATATATACTTGTTGCTCGAAATATTAAAACGGGTAAAGGGGTGTTGTACAATTTTGATCCAATCACGGGAGAACCAAAAGATGGtttgaaatatttagattataaaataaaacaaattatgcTATTACCCTACGAAGATGAATCACATTTAAAaggattattaattttaagcgACGAAGACAAACCTTATTTATACCCGGAAAATATGCAACAAATTTTGTATCAAACTCATTTATCTTCAACTTATATGTACACCATAAACAGTATAACCGGCATTTTAAACGGATTTAATTTCGTACATAGCacaaaaatgaatttgaaaGCAACACCTACGTGGAAACTCACGTTTAAACCGTCAGAAATTGTCGCGGTCAGTGTAAGACCTGCAATTGAAAGGGTGCATTCCCAAGGAAGAGTATTAGCTGATAGATcagttttatataaatacgTAAATCCAAATTTAATCGCTTTAGCAACTTTAACAGAAGATCCAATACACAAACACGTTTTAAGCGTGTATTTAATTGATGGTGTAACGGGATTAATCATTTATTCGATTAATCATAAACGAGCTAAAGAGCCGATTCATTTGGTTCATTCGGAAAATTGGGTGGTTTATTCTTACTTTAACGAAAAATTCCGCCGCATGGAAATGGGTTCTTTAGAGCTTTACGAAGGTGCAAGACAAAGTAACAGTACAGCTTTTAGTTCTCACGCTTTGAGTCAACTCCCGCACGTCGAAACTTTATCTTGCATTCTTCCGGCTTATCCTTTAGCTATGGTTGCAACATTAACCGAGCGCggaataacaaataaacatTTACTCATCGCTTTAGCAAACGGGGGTGTAAACGAGATGCCTTGGATGTTCTTAGAACCAAGGGGACAGCACATTCTTTCGAGTCCTGATGAAGGTTCGGTGCCGTACATGCCCGAATTACCTCTAGTCACAGAAGCAACGATAAATTATAACCAAAGTTTAGCACGGATTAAGGGAATTAACGTTTCGCCGGCTCGTTTAGAAAGCACAACGTTGGTGTTTGTGCACGGATTGGATTTGTTCTATACGCGGGTGATGCCGTCGAAAACGTTCGATATGCTCAAAGAGGATTTCGATCATTGGCTGATTGTTATGGTGTTGGTTGGGTTAATCGTTTCATCGTACGTTACGAAACAGTTGGCGTTAAGAAAAGCTCTACGACAAGCCTGGAAGTAACAGTGAGGGTCCACCGACCACATTTAGTAGGAAATTTCAAttgctgttttttttttctttttgtttattgaatGTTGAGTCGTCGCGAGTGTAGATTTTTTTACAGTAGATAGTCCGAGTCGCCATTGTATCTGTGTTTTTCAAAGAATGTATAAGATGTGTTCTTGTTGGAATTtgtaatttaacttaattgaaaataaatattcacTTTTTAAGAGGGagtctttttttctttatttttatgataattgtttttttattatcctCTTCATTATTACCAAGCAGGCATTTTTAGAGAAAATCTATATTTCAGAGTATTATCATGAATCAGGAAATAAAAACGCATTTAGACTTTTCTGCTGGAGATATAGACAGAACCATTGACCTTGATGAGACGGACTATTGAATAGTAGAAGAGATGGGGAAGATTATATTAGGAGGTAGAACCAATAgaggaaaattgttattaggTCTGATTTTAACCCAAAAGTAGTAATTTCTCAAAACGAATGAAGTAATTGCGAAACAGCACAAAAATCAGTTATTCAACAGATTTCTGCgtttgttaattattatgaTAATTGGGAGTACGTACGGCACAGAAATATCCGTATGTCAGCAAGAAAAAGTTAGTAAAGTTGTTACATGGTGGGCATACAATGGCTTGGAGATGATTCTGCAGTAGTTCCACGAGagttttcttgaaaaaaaagtaacagCACAAAAATATTGGCAGTACAATATATTTCAACCACAACAATGAACACTATgctgcatatttttattgaagtaaaactagaactaacactagacctggggacgcacggctaaacccgaaactttctagttctaggtctagtgttagttctggttttaattgttatacagcGCTAGACTAAGAAATAGAAtcaatcgggtttagccgtcttaaaagacgtacggctacacccaaatgtttctagttctagtgttagcactatttcaataaaaatagacaacaatttaacgcttaataacaattaaaacaagaactatcactagtactaacacaagacctagaactagaatcattcgaggaAAACCGAAAACTTTAACGGGTATTTGTCGCAGTAACGCTTGTCGTATGCTATTTACAACaacatattgtttttgttttctttaatacccaACTGAACCCTGTTCATAATTACCAAGCAGGCATTTTTAgagaaaatctttatttcaGAGAATTATCATGATTCAGGAAATAAAATCGCATTTAGACTTTTCTGTTGGAGATTTAGACAGAACTATATTGACGTTGATGAGACAGAGACTATTGAATAGTAGAGAAGATGAGGAAAATTGGGTTAGAAGGCAGAACTGATAGAGGAGAATTGTTTAGGTCtgattttaacctaaaaatagtAGTTTCTCAAAGCGGATGCTGTTTATCTTGCGCCACGAGTAGTGAAACCAGAGGCGGCGCTACCAGGGGGTGCACTGCACCCGGGCGCCGCTTAAAAGGGGGCGCCGGcgcctttttaatgttttctccaacaatatcttatctttcttttgcagtatttagacctgtcagcagtagtTAGCCTTcaaaaagcagtatttagtctccacaaagcaattttagtctttagaaagcagtatttagtgttccagacgctgtatttagacctgtcggcagtatctagtcttcagaaagcagtatttagttttctagaagcagtatctactcttctgccaaagttatgtatgttttctccaacaatatcttatctttcctttgcagtatttagacctgtcagcagtatctaatcttcagaaagcagtatttagtctccacaaagcaattttagtctttagaaagcagtatttagtgttccagacgctgtatttagacctgtcggcagtatctagtcttcagaaagaagtatttagttttctagaagcagtatctagtcttctgtcaaagttatgtatgttttctccaaaatattttaactttcttttgcagtatttagacctgtcagcagtagctagtcttcagaaagcagtatttagtctccacaaaacaattttagtctttagaaggcagtatttagtgttccagacgctgtatttagacctgtcggcagtatctagtcatcagaaagcagtatttagtcttctagaagcagtatttagtctccacaaagcaattttagtctttagaaagcagtatttagtgttccagacgctgtatttagacctgtcggcagtatctagtcttcagaaagcagtatttagtcttctagaagcagtatctagtcttctgccaaagttatgtatgttttctccaacaatatcttatctttcttttgcagtatttagacctggcagcagtatctaatcttcagaaagcagtatttagtctccacaaagcaattttagtctttagaaagcagtatttagtgttccagacgctgtatttagacctgtcggcagtatctagtcttcagaaagcagtatttagttttctagaagcagtatctagtcttctgccaacgttatgtatgttttctccaacaatatcttatctttcttttgcagtatttagacctggcagcagtatcta
Proteins encoded in this region:
- the LOC111416887 gene encoding ER membrane protein complex subunit 1; translated protein: MAKMAIIESIARVLVILIAISKITVSLYEDQIDKFDWKQSYVGKIKFAHFDSVKRIIVGTEENVIAALNLKNGQIFWRNVLEDTNQIEFLHVDKEVISVSGNQNTYYVRGWDLNSGVLLWEWVLHPEKDNGRWFIHGRNLIHVVAVLNSHVEVSEYDVQSGKNKGVSSRLSTPWINDLKRCGLAETYFVCLSSDDSNGQIYYIDLTPGEEAHVISKPLTNLIGNAPGKVTIKEFKYTEPAILLIRNNVARLVILKQSDTVVLPNSFSPDAIIINNNDQIQFMDLSTNDDSSNLRIKTMELAGQDNVIDVEYLNSLGKPKALTGICRGNACRMLFTTTTDVVGLLQLPTGKILWTREESLSKISGVEFVELPVSDLDASIEKEFTPSNDVIAMLYNRLLSQTRQLSSLLSGQQLKSNKLIRDEFGLHKLIIIATNVGKLFALDSLSGEIIWSVTLPDIEPFKIFDKESIILLEQRNARYAPLTAEYILVARNIKTGKGVLYNFDPITGEPKDGLKYLDYKIKQIMLLPYEDESHLKGLLILSDEDKPYLYPENMQQILYQTHLSSTYMYTINSITGILNGFNFVHSTKMNLKATPTWKLTFKPSEIVAVSVRPAIERVHSQGRVLADRSVLYKYVNPNLIALATLTEDPIHKHVLSVYLIDGVTGLIIYSINHKRAKEPIHLVHSENWVVYSYFNEKFRRMEMGSLELYEGARQSNSTAFSSHALSQLPHVETLSCILPAYPLAMVATLTERGITNKHLLIALANGGVNEMPWMFLEPRGQHILSSPDEGSVPYMPELPLVTEATINYNQSLARIKGINVSPARLESTTLVFVHGLDLFYTRVMPSKTFDMLKEDFDHWLIVMVLVGLIVSSYVTKQLALRKALRQAWK